The DNA region AATATGACGCTCTCTCTGTTTGAACTGGGAGGTCTTGCCGGAGCACTGTTTGCCGGATGGGGTTCGGACTTACTGTTTCGGGGTCAGAGAGCGCCAATGATCTTACTGTTCAGCATTGGCCTGTTTACCACCATGACTTGCCTGTGGTTGTCACCGATTCACCATTATGGGCTGCTGGCAATTGGCTTTTTCGGCGTAGGATTTTTTGTTTTTGGTCCACAAATGTTAATTGGTCTGGCGGCGACGGAATACACCCATAAAGATGCTGCCGGAACCGTAACCGGCTTTTTAGGCATTTTTGCCTATGTGGGGGCAGCACTGGCCGGGTGGCCGCTGGCTCAGGTATTACATTTTTATAGCTGGTCAGGATTTTTCACCCTGTTGACGTTAGCCACGGCGTTAATAGGTATGTTACTGATGCCTTTGCTGATGCTGGGTGTGGCGAAGAATGATTTTAATGTTTCGGCATCTCGCACTACCGAAACACCTTAGTAAACCAAAATGACAAGTTGTATGGCTATTTCGTCATCTGAAAACAACACAAGGATCTACATAATGAAAAAAAGTACCCTGTCTGTTCTTATTGCAACTGGTCTGGCCGTAGCGACTCTGGCTACTGGCGCTATGGCTAAAGGTCGTCTGGTGATTTATTGCAGCGCCATGAACTCTATGTGTGAAGAAGAGGCCAAGGCGTTTGGCGAAAAATACGATGTCAAAACCTCTTTTATTCGTAATGGTTCCGGCAGTACGCTGGCAAAAATCGAAGCAGAAAAGAAAAACCCACAGGCAGACGTTTGGTATGGTGGTACGCTGGATCCTCATTCACAAGCGGGTGAAATGGATCTGTTACAGCCGTATAAGTCACCCAATCTGGCACAGCTGATGCCGCAATTTCAGGACCCGGCTACCCGTAAAGGCAACTACTCCTCAGCAATTTACATTGGTATTCTCGGCTATGGCGTAAATACCGATCGCCTGAAAGAGAAAAACCTGCCGGAGCCGAAATGTTGGAGCGATCTGACCAATCCTGCTTATAAAGGCGAGATTCAAATTGCCGATCCGCAAAGCTCAGGTACCGCTTATACCGCACTGGCAACATTCACTCAGTTATGGGGTGAGGATAAAGCTTTTGACTACCTGAAACAGCTAAATACCAACATTTCACAGTACACCAAGTCTGGTATTGCTCCGGCTCGTAATGCTGCGCGCGGCGAAGCCACCATTGGTATTGGTTTCCTCCATGACTATGCGCTGGAAATCGAGAAGGGTGCACCAATTAAGCTGGTAGCCCCTTGCGAAGGTACCGGCTATGAAATTGGTGGTGTCAGTATTCTTAAAAATGCCCGTAATCTGGAAAATGCCAAACTGTTCGTTGACTGGTCTCTGTCAAAAGAAGCTCAGGAACTGTCATGGAAAAAAGGACAGTCTTACCAGATCCTGACCAACCTGACGGCGGACCCTGCTCCAAACTCACTGAAATTGAGCGAACTGAACCTCATCAAGTACGACATGGATAAGTATGGTGCTTCAGATATGCGTAAAACGCTGATCTCGAAGTGGCTGAATGAAGTGAAAATGGGGCAATAAACCTCATCACGTCTCAATGGCTGTAGCAGTGGCTACAGCCTTTTCACCGCTACTGAGGTCGCGTTATGTCACAATCGCTAACTCTGCACGCTCGTCGTGTATGGGATCCCGTATTCTATTGGTTGCTGTTAATAGTCGCTTCTTTTGCACTATTTCCGGCTTACACTCTGGATTATGGCCTGTTTGAGTCAACATCCGACGAACTGTTGGTCAGCTATGCCTGGCACAGTGGCGGAGTTGGCTGGCTGTGGTTTTTACCACCATTGCTATTGTTTATTCGTCCAATTTCACCATTGTCTCAGGAACATCGCGGTCGTCATCTGTTTGATGCGGGTTATGCACTGTTCTGCGTTCTGCTAACAATTGCGACTTCCTGGTGGACACAGCAAGGTTTAGGCTGGGCTACCGTGCCACTGTTTTTTGCACTGGGTGCCATCATCACTTTAGCCTGTGTACGTATGGAATGGATGGGCGGGGATCGCTTTGTGATGGGCTCACTGGTAGCTATCGTAGCCCTGATTACCGTATTTATTCTGTTTCCGAGCATCGCCATTTTTGTTCCGATGTTCAAAGATGATAGTGGTGCTTTTGCGCCGTTAAACTTCATTCAATTACTGACTCAGTCCCATACGGTAGAAGTGATTATCAACTCTATCGGGCTGGCTGCCGCCGTTGGTGCGGGTTGTACCTTCTTTGGTTTGGTATGCGCAATTTATACTACGCGTATTGCTAAACGCTCTGCTTTTGTCAGTCGTATCTTCTCTATTTTGCCTATTGTTACCCCTCCATTTGTGGTCGGGCTGGGGGTTACCCTGATGATGGGCCGCTCCGGCTATGTTACCAACTGGATGGTGACTTATATGGGGTTGGAAAATACTAACTGGTTGTATGGTTTTACAGGGATCTGGATTGCTCAGGTGCTGGCGTTTACCCCGATGTCATTTATGATTCTGGATGGTGCCATAAAGACCATTCATCCATCGTTAGAAGAAGCGTCTTACACCCTGCGTGCTAATCGTTATCAAACCTTCTATCGGGTCTTTTTACCATTGCTGAAACCCGCACTGGCAAACTCGTTTCTGATCGTTATTGTGCAGTCACTGGCAGACTTTAGTAACCCATTAGTTCTGGGGGGTAACTTCGACGTACTGGCTACCCAGATCTACTTCTATATTACCGGGGCTCAGCTGGATTATCCGGCGGCCAGTACTCTTGGTGCTATCTTACTACTGTTCTCCCTGTTTGTTTTCTGCATCCAATACATGTGGATTGGTAAGCGTTCTTACGTCACCATTTCCGGTAAGTTCTCACGCGGTGATGTACAGCCGCTGCCGCCAACGCTGCAGTGGGGGATCTCTCTGACGTTATACCTGTGGATTGCCTTTAACGTTCTGCTGTACGGCAGCATCTTCTACGGCAGTTTCACCGTTAACTGGGGTGTGGACTATACGCTGACGCTGGAAAACTTCGTTAAGCTGTTTGGGCAAGGCTTTAGTGATGGAGCATGGCCTTCATTAATTGATACCCTGATTTTTGCCGGTATTGCCGCGCCGATTACCGCCTTCTTTGGTTTGCTGATCGCCTATATTGTGGTACGCCAGCAGTTCCACGGTAAGAAGACCATCGAGTTTATTACCATGTTGTGTTTTGCCGTACCGGGAACCGTTGCGGGTGTTTCTTATATTCTGGCCTTTAACAGTGCGCCAGTTTATCTGACTGGAACGGCAGTGATTGTGGTTATCTCAATGGTGATGCGTAACGTTCCGGTTGGTATCCGCGCGGGTATTGCCGGGTTGGGACAGTTAGATAAATCACTGGATGAAGCATCTCTTAGCCTGAGGGCAGGATCGCTGCGGACCATTATCTATATTCTGTTGCCACTGTTGCGCCCGGCAATTCTGTCAGCACTGATATACAGCTTTGTGCGCGCCATGACGACCGTTAGCGCCATTATTTTCCTGGTTACGCCGGATACCCGGGTAGCAACCTCCTACATTCTTAACCGTGTAGAGGATGGAGAGTATGGGATCGCAATTGCCTATGGTTCTATTTTGATTGTGGTTATGTTGGCTATCATTCTGATATTTGACTATCTGGTTGGTGAAGCTCGCATTGCACGTTCGAAAGCCAAGAACGCCGATTAATCACGGAATGGATACATTGAATATGACCAATCAACCGTCTAAAACAAACTTTGTAGAACTGAAGAACATCAATAAAAGCTTCGGTAAGAACACCGTGATTGATGAACTGAACCTGTCAATTCCTCAGGGAAATCTGGTGACGCTGCTCGGGCCTTCCGGCTGTGGTAAAACCACCATTCTTCGTCTGGTGGCCGGGCTGGAAAAGCCAACTTCAGGGCAGATCTTTATCGATGGTGAAGATGTGACCGACAGAGCCATTCAACAGCGGGATATTTGTATGGTGTTCCAGTCCTATGCGCTGTTTCCTCACTTATCCCTGGGGGACAATATTGGCTATGGCCTGAAAATGCTGCGTTTACCCGCGGATGAAATTCGTCAGCGGGTTAAAGAAGCGCTGACCCTGGTGGATTTGGAAGGATTTGAAGATCGCTTTGTTGACCAGATATCGGGTGGTCAGCAGCAGCGAGTCGCCTTAGCCAGAGCGCTGATCCTGAAACCGAAAGTGCTGCTATTTGATGAACCGTTAAGTAACCTCGATGCTAACCTGCGTCGCAGTATGCGGGATAAGATTCGGGAACTTCAGCAACAGTTCAATATTACTTCTTTGTATGTAACTCACGACCAGAGCGAGGCCTTTGCTGTGTCGGATACTGTGCTGGTCATGAATAAAGGTAAGATCATGCAGCTTGGTGAGCCAAAACAGCTTTATCGCCAACCGGCTTCACGCTTTATGGCTAACTTTATGGGCGACGCTAATATCTTCCCGGCAATCCTGATGGCCGATGGTGTCGATGTGTTTGGTTATGTAGTACCAAAACCAAAAGAGTTTGGGCAGGCCACGGGAAATTACACCGTAGGTGTCAGGCCGGAAGCTATTGCGCTGGTACGTGAAGGACAAGACAGCCAAAAGTGCCAGGTAGTGAGCGTTGCCTACATGGGACCTCAATATGAGGTTACGGTTAACTGGCACGGGCAAACATTATTGTTACAGGTAAACGCAACTCAACTTGAACCCTCTGCCGTGGACCATTACTATCTGCATATTCATCCTCACGGTATGTTTATCTTACCGGAGGAGTGATTTTTCAATACAAATTATTCAGGCCCCTAAGGGCCTGAATAATTTGAGACTGCTGACAAACCTAATAAATCAGCACCTCCGAATATTCCGACCGTAAAAACAAAGTGCTTATATCTGCCCCGATAACGGTCGGTAAATCGCCAGTACTTAGCTATGGAACGCGCCAGGCCTGGCCGGGTTAGGGGCGCTTCGTTGGCTTACGCCAAGTCGACCCCAACACCCGTCCCTCCTGTCGATTAACTATCTTAAGGTGAAAAATTTGAACTGCCAGACTGTGTCTGCGGATTAAAATGGTTAAAAAACAGATATACTTTGGAAAATCATGCAGGGCTACTGTTGCCGGTAAATTTATTTTTGCTTTAAAGAGGTCATCATGCTGAACAGAGAATTAGAACGGTTGCTGAACGATGAGTTGAAAGTCAGACAGTTCCGCGATTATGCCCCGAATGGATTGCAAGTAGAAGGGCGCGCTCAGGTTAAACGCATTGTGACTGGAGTGACTGCCTGTCAGGCATTATTGGATGCTGCTGTTGAGCTTAAAGCTGATACGGTATTAGTTCATCATGGTTATTTCTGGAAAAACGATGAACCCGTGATTACCGGTATGATGCATAAACGTTTGAAGACGTTGTTGAATCACGATATTAACCTGTTTGGTTATCATCTTCCGCTGGATGGGCATCCAACACTGGGGAATAACGCACTGTTGGGTGACATATTAGGTTTTCATCACACCAGTTCGTTAGATCCTCTGAGCCCTGACTGTTTAATCTGGCAATCTACGCTGGATACTCCCTTGACCGGCAGTGCTTTGGCTGAACGAATTGCTCATCGTTTAGGTCGGGAACCGCTTCACTGTGGCGATAATGCACCGACTGAAATTCGTCGGGTAGCCTGGTGTACCGGCGGCGCTCAGGATTATATTAAACAGGCAGCTGAAAACGGGTTTGATGCCTTTATTACCGGAGAGGTTTCTGAACGTACTATCCATATTGCCAGAGAGATGGGTATTCATTTCTATTCTGCCGGTCATCATGCAACAGAGCGTTATGGCATTAAAGCGCTTGGAGAGTGGTTGGCAGAACATCACCAGTTTGATGTGACCTTCATTGATATCGATAATCCGGTTTAATGCATATCGGTTATGACCTAACGATGCTCTGCACTATTTATGCAGGGCATCTTTGTTTTGAGGAGTGGATATGCCGGAAGGACCTGAAATTCGTCGGGCAGCAGACAAATTGGTGGATGCAGTGGAAGGTAAAGTACTGACCTCCGCCTGGTTTGCTTTTCCTGAACTGAAAGAATTTGAAGTACAGTTGCCAGGGCAAACGGTAACTTCAATCGAAACCAGAGGCAAAGCATTACTCACTCACTTTTCTTCAGGTTTGTGCATGTATAGCCATAATCAGCTGTATGGCATATGGAAAGTCGTGGAACCGGGCAAACGGCCTGAAACTAAACGTGACTTACGGGTAGCACTGGAAACGGCTGATAAAGCCATTTTGCTTTACAGCGCCTCGGATATTGAGCTGGGGCCGCTTGAAACTATTCTTCAGCATCCATTTTTACAGCGCATTGGTCCCGATGTACTGGATATGACGCTAACTGAAGCAAACATTCGTGCCCGACTGTTGGACAAAGCATTCCGTCGCAGACAACTGGGTGGCATGTTATTAGATCAGGCTTTTCTTGCCGGATTAGGTAACTATCTGCGTGCAGAAATTCTATGGGCAGCGGAATTGCTCCCCCATCATAAACCAGAATTGCTAACCGAGTTGCAACTGGATAAGCTGGCGCACGCTTTGATTTCTATTCCACGGCTTTCTTATCAAACACGGGGTGAGGTGAATCCTGACCATCATCATGGTGCGTTGTTTGCGTTTCATGTGTTTGCCAGAGAAGGGAAGACGTGTGAGAGATGCGGAGCGGTGATTCAAAAGACGGCGCTGTCGTCGCGGCCGTTTTATTATTGTGGTGGGTGTCAGGAGTAATTGGGTTATACCCGAAGAGCTATTTATGTAGCCAGGTGTAACCATAGATGTGGTAGGTAGAACCGGATAGGGTATTGAGAAAGTTTCGTCCGCTAATGGTGTCGAGTTTGGCTTTATTATCGTGCGGCGGCCGAGCAAGAGGCGTTAAGGCGAACGCCTCCTGCACCTCCGCGCCTTCGCACCCGAATCCAGGTCGCTACGCGACTTCCTTCCTCTTTCGTTCGGGCTTACGCACCGGCGCAGAGCCGCTCCCGGCGTCGCTGCGCCTCGACCAGCATCCTTGCTGGTCGTGCTACCCTCTCTCAGTCGTCAGCTGAATTCCAGTGCTCTTAAAGGTCCAAAGGAACAGGTCAAAAGATTGTTTAGTATTCAGGGTGTTGCCCTGAATATTTTTGTCTTTGTCTTTGTCTTTTAGCCAAAGCCCATCGGAGGGAGAGGCCGCCGTTGGGGTCGACTTGGCGTAAGCCAACGAAGTGCCCCTAGGGGGACTAGGCCCGACGCACTTTACAGCTAAGTACAGATGGTTTCCCGGCCGAGCACAATGTAAATAAGAGCAGATTGCTATTACGGCCGGAATATCCTCAGAACTAAATCTATATATTTCCCCAATCCCAATCCCAAACAAAAACCCCAGAGCATTACCCCGGGGTTTCCAATCTAACTAAAAGAACTTAAAACAATCTTTAC from Limnobaculum xujianqingii includes:
- a CDS encoding ABC transporter substrate-binding protein codes for the protein MKKSTLSVLIATGLAVATLATGAMAKGRLVIYCSAMNSMCEEEAKAFGEKYDVKTSFIRNGSGSTLAKIEAEKKNPQADVWYGGTLDPHSQAGEMDLLQPYKSPNLAQLMPQFQDPATRKGNYSSAIYIGILGYGVNTDRLKEKNLPEPKCWSDLTNPAYKGEIQIADPQSSGTAYTALATFTQLWGEDKAFDYLKQLNTNISQYTKSGIAPARNAARGEATIGIGFLHDYALEIEKGAPIKLVAPCEGTGYEIGGVSILKNARNLENAKLFVDWSLSKEAQELSWKKGQSYQILTNLTADPAPNSLKLSELNLIKYDMDKYGASDMRKTLISKWLNEVKMGQ
- a CDS encoding ABC transporter permease; its protein translation is MSQSLTLHARRVWDPVFYWLLLIVASFALFPAYTLDYGLFESTSDELLVSYAWHSGGVGWLWFLPPLLLFIRPISPLSQEHRGRHLFDAGYALFCVLLTIATSWWTQQGLGWATVPLFFALGAIITLACVRMEWMGGDRFVMGSLVAIVALITVFILFPSIAIFVPMFKDDSGAFAPLNFIQLLTQSHTVEVIINSIGLAAAVGAGCTFFGLVCAIYTTRIAKRSAFVSRIFSILPIVTPPFVVGLGVTLMMGRSGYVTNWMVTYMGLENTNWLYGFTGIWIAQVLAFTPMSFMILDGAIKTIHPSLEEASYTLRANRYQTFYRVFLPLLKPALANSFLIVIVQSLADFSNPLVLGGNFDVLATQIYFYITGAQLDYPAASTLGAILLLFSLFVFCIQYMWIGKRSYVTISGKFSRGDVQPLPPTLQWGISLTLYLWIAFNVLLYGSIFYGSFTVNWGVDYTLTLENFVKLFGQGFSDGAWPSLIDTLIFAGIAAPITAFFGLLIAYIVVRQQFHGKKTIEFITMLCFAVPGTVAGVSYILAFNSAPVYLTGTAVIVVISMVMRNVPVGIRAGIAGLGQLDKSLDEASLSLRAGSLRTIIYILLPLLRPAILSALIYSFVRAMTTVSAIIFLVTPDTRVATSYILNRVEDGEYGIAIAYGSILIVVMLAIILIFDYLVGEARIARSKAKNAD
- the fbpC gene encoding ferric ABC transporter ATP-binding protein; the protein is MTNQPSKTNFVELKNINKSFGKNTVIDELNLSIPQGNLVTLLGPSGCGKTTILRLVAGLEKPTSGQIFIDGEDVTDRAIQQRDICMVFQSYALFPHLSLGDNIGYGLKMLRLPADEIRQRVKEALTLVDLEGFEDRFVDQISGGQQQRVALARALILKPKVLLFDEPLSNLDANLRRSMRDKIRELQQQFNITSLYVTHDQSEAFAVSDTVLVMNKGKIMQLGEPKQLYRQPASRFMANFMGDANIFPAILMADGVDVFGYVVPKPKEFGQATGNYTVGVRPEAIALVREGQDSQKCQVVSVAYMGPQYEVTVNWHGQTLLLQVNATQLEPSAVDHYYLHIHPHGMFILPEE
- a CDS encoding Nif3-like dinuclear metal center hexameric protein, with the protein product MLNRELERLLNDELKVRQFRDYAPNGLQVEGRAQVKRIVTGVTACQALLDAAVELKADTVLVHHGYFWKNDEPVITGMMHKRLKTLLNHDINLFGYHLPLDGHPTLGNNALLGDILGFHHTSSLDPLSPDCLIWQSTLDTPLTGSALAERIAHRLGREPLHCGDNAPTEIRRVAWCTGGAQDYIKQAAENGFDAFITGEVSERTIHIAREMGIHFYSAGHHATERYGIKALGEWLAEHHQFDVTFIDIDNPV
- the nei gene encoding endonuclease VIII, with product MPEGPEIRRAADKLVDAVEGKVLTSAWFAFPELKEFEVQLPGQTVTSIETRGKALLTHFSSGLCMYSHNQLYGIWKVVEPGKRPETKRDLRVALETADKAILLYSASDIELGPLETILQHPFLQRIGPDVLDMTLTEANIRARLLDKAFRRRQLGGMLLDQAFLAGLGNYLRAEILWAAELLPHHKPELLTELQLDKLAHALISIPRLSYQTRGEVNPDHHHGALFAFHVFAREGKTCERCGAVIQKTALSSRPFYYCGGCQE